A genomic stretch from Mycobacterium cookii includes:
- a CDS encoding alpha-keto acid decarboxylase family protein, translated as MPNFTVGKYLAARFEQIGLKHYFMVPGDYNLVLLDELLTNENMQQIGCCNELNAAYAAEGYARVNGAGAVLTTYNVGAYSALNGVAGAYAERLPVIFVSSGPNTNDPVANHIMHHTMGTHDFSDQYEVCRQVTCEAVRILHADNAPTLIDQAISTALRERKPVYIEIACNLSAAPCSEPAPIDTLLASTMLSWQPTNPRALTAAVDRAARLLEEAKKPILLAGAHLRSYGAIEAFQELAEALGCAVAVMPNAKGFFPEDHPQYAGIYWGEVSTPGCQAIVDWADLVVAGGPVFSDYTTVGWTAQPAPQRLINAEPQVVRFAGAEYTGVALADFLSDLAKKVQHNDATLRQYHRLRGAAPAPARAAAADAEAPLSRAELWRQIEADLDSKTTLLVETGISWWDGMYTRLPGGARFEIEMQWGSIGWAVPAAFGYSVGLEADRRLVAAIGDGSFQLTAQEVSNMIRHGQEILIYLVNNRGYVIESAIHDGPYNYYKNWDYAGLIDVFNAEDGQGLGLTASTPAELADAIAKARGHKGGPVLIECQVPNEDASPEVISWGSKVARVNARPPQNS; from the coding sequence ATGCCTAACTTCACCGTGGGCAAGTATCTCGCGGCCCGGTTCGAGCAGATCGGACTCAAGCACTACTTCATGGTCCCCGGCGACTACAACCTAGTGCTGCTCGATGAGCTACTGACCAACGAGAACATGCAGCAGATCGGCTGCTGCAACGAGCTCAACGCCGCTTACGCCGCCGAGGGCTACGCCCGGGTCAACGGCGCGGGCGCCGTGCTGACCACCTACAACGTGGGCGCGTACTCCGCGCTCAACGGGGTGGCCGGCGCGTACGCCGAACGCCTGCCGGTGATCTTCGTGTCATCGGGCCCGAACACCAATGACCCGGTCGCGAATCACATCATGCACCACACGATGGGCACGCATGACTTCTCCGACCAGTACGAAGTGTGCCGTCAGGTGACGTGCGAAGCGGTGCGCATCCTGCACGCCGACAACGCGCCGACCCTGATCGATCAGGCGATCAGCACCGCGCTGCGCGAGCGCAAGCCCGTCTACATCGAGATCGCGTGCAACCTGTCGGCCGCGCCGTGCTCCGAGCCGGCGCCGATCGACACGTTGCTGGCGTCGACGATGCTGTCCTGGCAGCCGACCAACCCACGCGCCCTGACCGCCGCGGTCGACCGGGCCGCCAGACTTCTGGAGGAGGCGAAAAAGCCGATCCTGCTGGCCGGGGCGCACCTGCGCTCCTATGGAGCGATCGAGGCCTTCCAGGAGCTGGCCGAGGCGCTGGGCTGCGCGGTGGCGGTCATGCCCAACGCGAAGGGCTTTTTCCCGGAAGACCACCCGCAATACGCCGGGATCTACTGGGGCGAGGTGAGCACCCCGGGGTGCCAGGCCATCGTTGACTGGGCGGACCTGGTGGTGGCCGGCGGCCCGGTGTTCTCCGACTACACCACGGTCGGCTGGACCGCACAGCCCGCCCCACAACGGTTGATCAACGCCGAGCCGCAAGTCGTGCGGTTCGCCGGTGCCGAATACACCGGCGTCGCGCTGGCCGATTTCCTGTCCGACCTGGCAAAGAAGGTCCAACACAATGACGCCACCCTTCGGCAATACCACCGGCTCAGGGGAGCAGCGCCCGCGCCGGCACGAGCCGCGGCGGCCGACGCCGAGGCCCCGCTGAGCCGCGCCGAGCTTTGGCGCCAGATCGAGGCGGACCTCGACTCGAAAACCACGCTGCTGGTGGAAACCGGTATCTCCTGGTGGGACGGCATGTACACCCGGCTGCCCGGCGGGGCACGGTTCGAGATCGAGATGCAATGGGGCTCCATCGGCTGGGCCGTGCCGGCCGCCTTCGGCTACTCGGTCGGACTAGAAGCCGACCGGCGCTTGGTCGCGGCCATCGGCGACGGATCCTTCCAGCTGACCGCTCAGGAAGTGTCCAACATGATCCGGCACGGCCAAGAGATCCTGATCTACCTGGTCAACAACCGCGGATACGTCATCGAGTCGGCGATCCACGACGGCCCGTACAACTACTACAAGAACTGGGATTACGCCGGGCTGATCGACGTCTTCAACGCCGAAGACGGCCAGGGGCTGGGACTGACCGCCAGCACGCCGGCAGAACTGGCCGACGCGATCGCCAAAGCCCGCGGCCACAAAGGCGGCCCGGTGCTGATCGAATGCCAGGTCCCCAACGAGGACGCGAGCCCCGAGGTCATCTCCTGGGGTTCCAAAGTCGCCCGTGTCAATGCCCGTCCGCCTCAAAACAGCTAA
- a CDS encoding fumarylacetoacetate hydrolase family protein, whose protein sequence is MTVSILRTADAWWVHTDSGAARINTDAATTRELLADRATIDAAAESTDTVPVGSLDLLSPITTPCRVVAQATNFASHVKDVGRDPSKTPLTFFRKASGSVTGPFGDIVKPDHVTLLDYEVEIALVVGRELPVGTEVTEANLADFVVGLVLTNDVSARDVQITKAQFFESKSYPTFTPVGPALVLVDAEELKRFGDLRLRLSVNDEVRQDMVVQGDILFPPVQALQALAKFQKVDAGDLVLTGTPVGTALTTHGIAPKGDMDLGAFLSAQAENNPNYLHDGDVIEATVATDDGAINLGVQRNVVVYK, encoded by the coding sequence ATGACCGTCTCGATCCTGCGCACCGCCGACGCGTGGTGGGTGCATACGGACTCGGGTGCCGCCCGCATCAACACCGATGCGGCCACAACTCGAGAGCTACTGGCCGACCGTGCGACCATCGACGCCGCCGCGGAAAGCACCGATACCGTGCCGGTGGGCAGCCTTGACCTGCTGTCTCCGATCACGACACCGTGCCGCGTGGTGGCTCAGGCCACCAACTTCGCCTCGCACGTCAAAGACGTTGGCCGCGACCCGAGTAAGACGCCGCTGACCTTTTTCCGCAAGGCGTCCGGATCGGTCACCGGGCCGTTCGGTGACATCGTCAAGCCCGACCACGTCACGCTGCTGGACTACGAGGTGGAGATCGCCCTGGTCGTCGGACGCGAACTTCCGGTGGGCACCGAGGTCACCGAGGCTAACCTGGCCGACTTCGTGGTCGGCTTGGTGCTCACCAACGACGTCTCGGCGCGCGATGTGCAAATTACCAAGGCACAGTTCTTCGAATCGAAGTCGTATCCAACGTTCACTCCGGTTGGGCCGGCGCTGGTGCTCGTCGACGCCGAGGAGCTCAAGCGCTTCGGTGACTTGCGCCTGCGGTTGTCCGTGAACGATGAAGTGCGCCAAGACATGGTGGTCCAGGGCGACATCCTCTTCCCACCCGTGCAGGCACTGCAGGCGCTGGCGAAGTTCCAGAAGGTCGATGCCGGTGACCTTGTGTTGACCGGCACTCCGGTAGGTACCGCGCTTACCACGCACGGCATCGCACCCAAGGGCGACATGGACCTAGGGGCTTTTTTGTCCGCGCAAGCCGAAAACAATCCCAACTATCTGCACGACGGTGACGTAATTGAAGCCACCGTCGCAACCGACGACGGCGCCATCAACCTCGGCGTCCAGCGAAATGTGGTGGTGTACAAATGA
- a CDS encoding carboxymuconolactone decarboxylase family protein, producing MSDHSDALGGRLPLADPAELDAAQQELFDKMTSAVVPWADETGFRSTTDDGRLIGPFNAALLNPAMTSASAALLLGERDHTSLSPRVREVVILAVGAVWQSEYELYAHSAAARKVGISEDAIRVLVTGGIPGDLSAEETTAAQLTRELSTRHRVDETLYREAERHFGVKGLTDMVILIGIYHTVSATLNLFAVPVPQEQPASA from the coding sequence ATGTCTGATCACAGCGACGCCTTGGGCGGACGTCTGCCGCTGGCAGATCCCGCGGAACTAGATGCGGCGCAACAGGAACTCTTCGACAAGATGACGAGCGCCGTGGTCCCGTGGGCCGACGAAACCGGCTTCCGCAGCACCACCGACGACGGGCGATTGATCGGCCCGTTCAACGCTGCGCTGCTCAACCCGGCAATGACCTCGGCGTCTGCCGCGCTGTTGCTGGGCGAGCGGGACCACACGTCGTTGAGCCCGCGGGTCCGCGAGGTGGTCATCCTCGCCGTCGGTGCCGTTTGGCAGTCCGAGTACGAGCTGTACGCCCATTCTGCCGCCGCGCGGAAAGTCGGCATATCCGAGGACGCCATCCGGGTGCTTGTTACCGGCGGAATACCCGGCGACCTCAGTGCGGAGGAGACCACGGCCGCACAGCTAACGCGGGAGTTGTCAACCCGTCATCGTGTCGACGAGACGCTGTACCGAGAAGCCGAAAGGCATTTCGGCGTAAAGGGATTGACCGACATGGTGATCCTCATCGGCATCTATCACACGGTGTCCGCGACATTGAACCTGTTCGCCGTGCCCGTTCCGCAGGAGCAGCCTGCATCAGCGTGA
- the mhpA gene encoding bifunctional 3-(3-hydroxy-phenyl)propionate/3-hydroxycinnamic acid hydroxylase MhpA, whose product MSTQKNGAPASVPEFVPVVIIGAGPAGLTAATLLGQYGVDCLVLDRHETVYPLPRAVHADDEVHRLLARLGIGEEFAAHSRPAMGLRLIDPDMRVLAEIPRSPQPSATHGFPPMNMFDQPELETMLRANLKRYSNVTLRGNVEVTAVTQTQSDRVGVKFLDRVRGGEQSVQARYVLGCDGANSPTRAAIGAYMYGLPFTQDWLVIDVNTDAELNQWEGCHQLCNPKRAGTYMRISDTRYRWEFQLVDGETAANFKTIADVEPLIRPWLGDTPADALQLVRITSYTFRAQVANSWRDRNVFLLGDAAHLTPPFVGQGMAAGVRDALNLTWKLVGVLENSLPASVLESYEQERKLHVAAMILMAVSVGAAMTGGGRAGDLIRQVVFPRMHSVRLPGTRASAVEGVTPGLRSSELVIKSRRPGGLAGTLCPNPILGDGRRFDEVVGNRFALVTSSSLTEELRNELSDRGAVLVLAAPGTELDAWLRKGRAGAAIVRPDRTVMQAGPRVEALCQAVPEFHGYQGAADPIVHQSS is encoded by the coding sequence ATGAGCACGCAGAAAAACGGCGCCCCGGCGTCGGTCCCGGAGTTCGTTCCGGTGGTCATCATCGGTGCCGGCCCGGCCGGCCTTACGGCGGCCACGCTGCTGGGCCAGTACGGCGTTGACTGCCTGGTGCTCGACCGCCATGAGACCGTCTATCCGCTGCCGCGGGCGGTGCACGCCGACGACGAAGTGCATCGCCTGCTGGCCCGGCTTGGCATCGGCGAGGAGTTCGCCGCCCACAGCCGGCCCGCGATGGGCCTTCGGCTGATCGACCCCGACATGCGGGTGCTCGCCGAGATCCCCCGCAGCCCGCAGCCCAGTGCAACCCACGGGTTCCCGCCGATGAACATGTTCGATCAGCCCGAGTTGGAAACGATGCTGCGCGCCAACCTCAAGCGGTACTCCAACGTCACGCTTCGGGGCAACGTCGAGGTCACTGCCGTCACCCAGACCCAATCCGACCGGGTCGGTGTGAAATTCCTGGATCGGGTGCGCGGCGGCGAGCAGAGCGTGCAGGCCCGCTACGTGCTGGGCTGCGACGGCGCCAACAGCCCCACCCGTGCGGCGATCGGCGCGTACATGTACGGGCTTCCGTTCACGCAGGACTGGTTGGTCATCGACGTCAACACCGATGCCGAGCTCAACCAGTGGGAGGGCTGCCATCAGCTGTGCAACCCCAAGCGTGCCGGGACCTACATGCGCATTTCAGATACCCGCTACCGCTGGGAATTCCAGCTGGTCGACGGTGAGACCGCGGCCAACTTCAAGACCATCGCCGACGTCGAGCCGCTGATCCGGCCCTGGTTGGGCGACACGCCCGCCGACGCGTTGCAGCTGGTACGTATAACCTCCTACACCTTCCGCGCGCAGGTCGCCAACTCCTGGCGTGATCGCAATGTGTTCCTGCTCGGTGACGCCGCGCACCTGACCCCGCCGTTCGTAGGCCAGGGCATGGCCGCCGGCGTGCGCGACGCGCTGAACTTGACCTGGAAACTGGTCGGCGTACTCGAAAACAGCCTGCCTGCAAGCGTACTCGAGAGCTACGAGCAGGAGCGCAAGCTGCATGTGGCCGCCATGATTTTGATGGCCGTGTCGGTAGGTGCCGCCATGACCGGCGGCGGGCGCGCCGGCGATCTGATCCGTCAGGTGGTGTTCCCCCGCATGCACAGCGTGCGGCTGCCTGGCACCCGGGCCAGTGCCGTCGAGGGTGTCACCCCCGGTCTGCGCAGCTCGGAGCTGGTGATCAAATCCCGCCGACCCGGTGGGCTGGCCGGAACGCTGTGTCCCAACCCGATTTTGGGTGACGGCCGGCGGTTCGACGAAGTGGTCGGAAACCGGTTCGCGCTGGTCACCTCGTCGTCGCTCACCGAAGAGCTGCGCAACGAGCTCAGCGACCGCGGAGCGGTCCTGGTGCTCGCTGCTCCCGGTACCGAACTCGACGCGTGGTTACGTAAAGGCCGCGCCGGCGCCGCCATCGTGCGGCCGGACCGCACGGTTATGCAAGCCGGCCCCAGGGTCGAAGCGCTTTGCCAAGCCGTGCCGGAGTTTCACGGGTACCAAGGCGCCGCTGATCCGATCGTCCACCAGTCCTCATGA
- a CDS encoding response regulator, with the protein MRVVVADDDVLLREGLASLLERSGFDVVGQAGDANQLLALTREKTPDLVVADIRMPPTHTTEGLDAARTIREELPEVAILVLSAHVDVEHAMELLASGRSIGYLLKDRVTDVAGFIDSLERIGNGASVVDPALVQELVSARRRDDPLAVLSTREREVLELMAEGRSNAGIAQRIWVTEGTVEKHVRSILMKLDLPETGDDHRRVLAVITFLEAR; encoded by the coding sequence ATGCGAGTAGTGGTCGCCGATGACGACGTGTTGCTTCGGGAGGGTTTGGCTAGCCTGTTAGAGCGCTCGGGTTTCGACGTCGTGGGGCAGGCCGGCGACGCCAACCAGCTGCTTGCGTTGACCCGGGAGAAGACTCCCGACTTGGTGGTCGCCGACATTCGGATGCCGCCGACCCATACCACCGAGGGACTCGATGCGGCGCGAACGATCCGCGAGGAGCTGCCCGAGGTTGCCATTTTGGTGCTGTCGGCGCACGTGGACGTCGAACATGCGATGGAGTTGTTGGCCAGCGGGCGCAGTATCGGTTATCTGCTCAAGGATCGGGTCACCGACGTGGCCGGTTTTATCGACTCGCTGGAGCGGATCGGCAACGGCGCGTCAGTGGTGGATCCCGCCCTGGTGCAAGAGTTGGTGTCGGCGCGTCGTCGAGATGATCCGCTGGCTGTGCTGAGCACGCGCGAGCGAGAAGTGCTGGAGCTGATGGCGGAGGGTCGTTCCAATGCTGGTATCGCACAGCGTATTTGGGTCACCGAGGGCACGGTCGAAAAGCACGTGCGCAGCATTCTGATGAAGCTGGACCTGCCGGAAACCGGCGACGATCACCGTCGCGTGCTAGCGGTGATCACCTTCCTCGAAGCGCGCTGA
- a CDS encoding glycoside hydrolase family 3 C-terminal domain-containing protein, whose product MTNDPLPDGLTLRQKASLSSGASFWRTKTVAGLPAAILTDGPHGVRAQVGAEDHIGISPSAPATCFPPAAGLGQSWDPQLVERVGAALADEARANGAGVLLGPGVNIKRDPRAGRNFEYYSEDPHLSGVLGAAWVRGLQSHGVGASVKHFAANNAEHDRMRSDSQVDARALREIYLKSFERVVTESRPWTVMCSYNKVNGVYASENRWLLTEILRGQWGFDGAVVSDWGAVGDRVSAMAAGLDLAMPGGDLTLDETVVAAVEAGKLDEVTVDAAARNVLTMLQRIADGAASARPVDLDAHHALARQIAGRCIALLKNQDGLLPLDPSRALAVIGPFAVQPRYQGGGSSHVNAARLDIPLEQIRKQALGDVSYAPGFGVDGDADRLRDDAAAIAADADVAVMFLGLPDREESEGFDRGHIDLPEQQLNVLRAVVAVQPRTVVVLSHGGAVRLAEVDRLAQSILDGGLLGQAGGGAIADVLFGAVNPSGRLAETVPVRLEDVPSFLNFPGENSQVLYGESIYVGYRWYDARKIDVTYCFGHGLSYTTFSYGTVRAESDRDDLVVTLPVTNTGDRDGREIIQVYVSKPDSRVRRAPKELKAFQAIDLAAGATAEVTLRITRNDLAYWEERVDGWIVEGGAYTIHVGSSSKDIRGATVVDINGDTLTLPLTEDSTIAEVMAHSTAGPLFASLAAQNIAPVADALDNEFGVDIARVAASIPLGHIAAFGGGFSRETLDRFLEQVCE is encoded by the coding sequence ATGACCAATGATCCTTTGCCCGACGGCCTTACCCTCCGCCAGAAGGCAAGTCTAAGCAGCGGCGCCTCCTTCTGGCGCACGAAGACGGTCGCCGGATTGCCCGCTGCGATCCTGACCGACGGGCCGCACGGAGTCCGTGCCCAGGTAGGGGCCGAGGACCACATCGGCATTTCCCCGAGTGCCCCGGCTACCTGTTTCCCACCGGCTGCCGGGCTGGGTCAGAGTTGGGATCCGCAACTCGTTGAGCGGGTGGGCGCGGCCCTAGCCGACGAGGCCCGCGCGAACGGTGCCGGCGTGTTGCTAGGACCCGGCGTGAACATCAAGCGCGATCCCCGCGCCGGCCGCAACTTCGAGTACTACTCCGAGGACCCGCATCTCAGCGGTGTGCTCGGCGCTGCGTGGGTCCGCGGATTGCAAAGCCACGGCGTCGGCGCGTCGGTCAAGCACTTCGCGGCCAACAACGCGGAGCACGACCGGATGCGCTCGGATTCTCAGGTCGATGCTCGGGCCCTGCGCGAGATCTATCTCAAGAGTTTCGAACGAGTGGTCACCGAGTCTAGGCCGTGGACGGTGATGTGCTCCTACAACAAGGTAAACGGTGTCTACGCATCGGAGAACCGATGGCTGCTCACCGAGATCCTCCGCGGCCAATGGGGATTCGACGGCGCGGTGGTCAGTGACTGGGGTGCGGTCGGTGACCGGGTGTCGGCGATGGCCGCAGGCCTAGACCTCGCGATGCCCGGCGGCGACCTGACCCTGGATGAAACGGTCGTCGCCGCGGTTGAGGCGGGAAAACTGGACGAAGTCACGGTCGACGCCGCAGCCCGCAACGTCCTGACCATGTTGCAGCGCATCGCCGACGGTGCGGCAAGTGCTCGTCCCGTCGACCTCGACGCCCACCATGCTCTGGCTCGACAGATCGCAGGGCGCTGCATCGCGCTGCTGAAGAATCAAGACGGCCTCCTCCCGCTCGACCCCAGTCGTGCCTTGGCGGTCATCGGGCCTTTCGCCGTGCAGCCCCGCTATCAGGGCGGCGGCAGTTCTCATGTCAACGCTGCGCGGCTCGACATCCCGCTGGAGCAGATTCGAAAACAGGCTCTCGGCGACGTCTCCTACGCCCCTGGCTTCGGTGTGGACGGCGACGCCGATCGCCTCCGAGACGATGCTGCCGCGATCGCTGCGGACGCAGATGTCGCGGTCATGTTCCTAGGCCTCCCCGACCGCGAAGAATCCGAGGGATTCGACCGAGGCCACATCGATCTGCCTGAACAGCAACTGAACGTGTTGCGGGCAGTGGTGGCGGTTCAGCCCCGCACCGTCGTGGTGCTCTCTCACGGGGGCGCAGTCAGACTTGCCGAAGTGGACCGACTGGCGCAATCCATCCTCGACGGCGGTCTGCTTGGACAAGCCGGCGGTGGAGCGATCGCCGACGTGTTGTTCGGGGCCGTGAACCCTTCTGGCCGCCTTGCCGAGACGGTGCCGGTTCGCCTTGAAGACGTTCCCTCGTTTCTGAACTTTCCCGGGGAGAATTCGCAAGTCCTTTACGGCGAGAGCATCTACGTCGGCTACCGCTGGTACGACGCACGCAAGATCGACGTGACCTATTGCTTCGGTCACGGCCTGTCTTACACCACGTTTTCTTACGGCACGGTTCGCGCCGAATCCGACCGCGACGACCTCGTCGTCACGCTTCCTGTCACTAATACCGGTGATCGTGATGGTCGTGAAATCATCCAGGTGTATGTGTCCAAGCCGGACTCGCGCGTGCGGCGAGCGCCCAAGGAGCTGAAGGCATTTCAAGCTATCGACCTTGCCGCCGGAGCAACCGCGGAGGTAACGCTTCGCATCACCCGCAACGACTTGGCCTACTGGGAGGAGCGTGTCGACGGCTGGATCGTCGAGGGCGGCGCGTACACGATCCACGTCGGCAGTTCCAGCAAGGATATCCGCGGCGCCACAGTCGTCGACATCAACGGTGACACGCTGACCCTCCCGCTGACCGAGGATTCCACAATCGCGGAAGTTATGGCGCATTCGACCGCCGGACCGCTATTCGCCTCCCTCGCGGCGCAGAACATTGCCCCGGTGGCCGACGCGTTGGACAACGAATTCGGCGTGGACATCGCCCGGGTAGCGGCGTCGATCCCATTGGGCCACATTGCTGCATTCGGTGGCGGGTTCAGCCGCGAGACGCTGGACCGATTCCTGGAGCAAGTCTGCGAGTAA
- a CDS encoding NAD-dependent succinate-semialdehyde dehydrogenase, giving the protein MAYQTVNPFNNELVATFDDLTDAEAMNLLAQAQKTFESWSQTSHAERAAVCRRAAAILTERPDEFARLLTLEMGKLYNESLGEVALSADIFNYYADNAEKFLAPERVNTVSVNDNAMLVSAPLGVILGIQPWNFPLYQLARVTAPNLMVGNVVMVKHASNVPQAAAAFERLLLEAGAPEGVYTNLFATKDQINMLIDDARVRGVSLTGSEGAGSVVAARAGKNVKKSTMELGGSDALIVLDDADVDKTVRWALWGRMNNGGQCCVASKRIIVAEEIADEFLEKFTAALAELKAGDPFDEGTTLPPMSSQGAADELNDKIKAAVSAGATAIALGDPVPSTGAFVQPTILTDLNPDNPAYYQEFFGPVALFFRASSEDDAVRLANDSHFGLGGSVFTQDAERGVEVAKRIETGMVFVNHPTWTKPDLPFGGVKLSGYGHELSNIGIQEFVNKKLINVVPIDAPA; this is encoded by the coding sequence ATGGCATACCAGACCGTCAACCCGTTCAACAACGAGTTAGTGGCTACCTTCGACGACCTGACCGACGCGGAGGCGATGAACCTTCTTGCGCAGGCGCAGAAGACCTTTGAGTCGTGGAGCCAGACCTCGCACGCCGAGCGTGCCGCGGTGTGCCGGCGAGCCGCAGCCATCCTCACCGAACGGCCCGATGAGTTCGCCCGGCTGCTGACCCTGGAAATGGGCAAGCTCTACAACGAGAGCCTCGGCGAAGTGGCGCTCAGCGCGGACATCTTCAACTACTACGCAGACAACGCCGAGAAGTTCTTGGCCCCGGAGCGGGTCAACACAGTCAGCGTCAACGACAACGCAATGCTCGTCAGCGCGCCGCTCGGGGTGATCCTGGGCATCCAGCCGTGGAACTTCCCCCTCTACCAGCTGGCGCGGGTAACGGCTCCCAACCTGATGGTCGGCAACGTCGTCATGGTCAAGCATGCGTCCAACGTGCCGCAGGCGGCGGCCGCCTTCGAGCGGCTGCTGCTGGAGGCGGGCGCCCCCGAGGGCGTCTACACCAACCTCTTTGCGACCAAGGATCAGATCAACATGCTGATCGACGATGCGCGGGTGCGCGGTGTCTCGCTGACCGGCAGCGAGGGTGCGGGCTCGGTGGTCGCCGCTCGGGCCGGCAAGAACGTCAAGAAGTCCACCATGGAACTCGGCGGCTCGGACGCGCTGATCGTGTTGGACGACGCCGACGTGGACAAGACCGTCCGCTGGGCGTTGTGGGGCCGGATGAACAACGGCGGGCAGTGCTGCGTGGCCTCCAAGCGGATCATCGTCGCCGAGGAGATCGCTGACGAGTTCCTGGAGAAGTTCACGGCCGCACTTGCCGAGCTCAAAGCCGGCGATCCCTTCGACGAGGGCACCACGCTGCCGCCGATGTCCAGTCAGGGCGCTGCCGACGAGTTGAACGACAAGATCAAGGCCGCGGTCAGCGCCGGCGCGACGGCCATCGCGCTGGGCGACCCGGTGCCCAGCACGGGCGCGTTCGTGCAGCCGACCATCTTGACCGACCTCAACCCGGACAACCCCGCCTACTACCAGGAGTTCTTCGGGCCGGTGGCGCTCTTCTTCCGGGCGAGCAGCGAGGACGACGCCGTGCGACTGGCCAACGACTCGCACTTCGGGCTCGGCGGTTCGGTGTTCACGCAGGACGCCGAGCGCGGAGTGGAGGTAGCCAAGCGGATCGAGACCGGGATGGTGTTCGTCAACCACCCGACCTGGACCAAGCCGGACCTGCCCTTCGGCGGGGTCAAGCTGTCGGGCTACGGACATGAATTGTCCAACATCGGCATCCAGGAGTTCGTCAACAAAAAGCTCATCAACGTCGTCCCGATCGACGCACCGGCCTGA
- a CDS encoding LytR/AlgR family response regulator transcription factor — protein MNYGSQPLRCVIVDDNAAFLEVAANMLGRDGLTVVGMASSSAEALRRVAQLRPDVAVVDIDLGGESGFDLAQRLADGPAVSSVIMTSTHSEQDFTDLIAASPALGFVPKVELSAEAVLHLLGRGNGSSP, from the coding sequence ATGAATTATGGGTCTCAGCCGCTGCGCTGCGTCATCGTCGACGACAACGCCGCCTTTCTTGAGGTTGCTGCGAACATGCTCGGCCGCGACGGTCTTACGGTTGTCGGGATGGCATCGAGCAGCGCGGAGGCACTACGTCGTGTGGCACAGCTGCGGCCCGACGTCGCGGTCGTCGACATCGATCTGGGCGGCGAAAGCGGATTCGACCTGGCGCAGCGGCTCGCCGATGGGCCGGCTGTGTCGTCGGTGATCATGACTTCGACTCATTCCGAGCAGGATTTTACCGACTTGATCGCGGCAAGTCCCGCGCTGGGATTCGTGCCGAAGGTGGAATTGTCCGCGGAGGCGGTTCTGCACCTTCTGGGTCGGGGCAACGGGTCGTCGCCTTGA
- a CDS encoding VOC family protein, with translation MTDQLIGAHNDLHSEQGARKGEHPGRFANPLIKVQDVIWLEFEKPDLLKAEAFAQAFGFSTVLRTNDELHLRGSDAGAPCVLIRRGPRERFVGPAFVAAEQSDLVRLADATGATLRPLPESLGGVAVDLLDPSGLSVRVVSGTHQLEALPAQTPHVFNFGHDVVRANATQRPPRVPTTVQRLGHIVVQTPKYIEALNWYLETFGLIVSDFCFYPGQRERGPIMSFIRCDRGSTPADHHTLAMALGPVNRYVHSAYQVADLDALAAGGEYLGDQGYFRSWGIGRHIQGSQIFDYWRDPDGFLVEHFADGDMFDNTLEPGWAPLAASGLYQWGPAPSKDFLGVGSPRATAAELAAMVDALRHDNEFDLSALRGLFAVANS, from the coding sequence ATGACCGACCAACTCATCGGCGCCCACAACGACCTGCACAGCGAGCAGGGCGCCCGCAAGGGAGAACACCCCGGCCGATTCGCCAACCCGCTCATCAAAGTGCAGGACGTCATCTGGCTGGAATTCGAAAAGCCCGATCTACTCAAGGCCGAGGCGTTTGCCCAGGCGTTTGGTTTCTCCACGGTGCTGCGCACCAACGATGAGCTGCACCTGCGCGGCAGCGATGCCGGCGCGCCGTGTGTGCTGATCCGCCGCGGACCGCGCGAGCGGTTCGTTGGACCGGCTTTTGTCGCCGCCGAACAGTCGGATCTGGTGCGGCTGGCTGATGCGACCGGAGCCACCCTGCGCCCGCTGCCGGAGTCGCTAGGCGGTGTCGCCGTTGATCTTCTCGACCCCAGTGGATTGTCGGTGCGGGTCGTGTCGGGCACTCATCAGCTCGAGGCGTTGCCAGCCCAGACGCCGCACGTGTTCAACTTCGGCCACGACGTCGTCCGCGCGAACGCCACCCAGCGGCCGCCGCGGGTGCCCACCACGGTCCAGCGACTCGGGCACATCGTGGTGCAGACCCCTAAGTACATCGAGGCGCTGAATTGGTACCTCGAGACGTTTGGTCTGATCGTCAGCGACTTCTGCTTCTATCCGGGCCAGCGCGAACGCGGCCCGATTATGAGCTTCATCCGCTGCGACCGCGGGTCCACGCCCGCCGACCACCACACCCTGGCGATGGCGCTGGGGCCGGTGAACCGTTACGTGCACTCGGCGTATCAGGTCGCTGACCTCGACGCGCTGGCCGCCGGCGGCGAGTACCTGGGTGACCAAGGGTATTTCCGCTCGTGGGGCATCGGCCGACACATCCAGGGCAGCCAGATCTTCGACTATTGGCGCGACCCCGATGGTTTCTTGGTCGAGCACTTCGCCGACGGCGACATGTTCGACAACACCCTGGAGCCCGGCTGGGCTCCGTTGGCGGCGTCCGGGCTGTACCAGTGGGGGCCCGCGCCGAGCAAGGACTTCTTGGGCGTCGGATCACCGCGCGCGACCGCGGCTGAACTTGCCGCGATGGTCGATGCCCTGCGCCACGACAACGAGTTCGACTTGTCCGCTCTGCGCGGGCTGTTCGCCGTAGCCAATTCCTAA